Proteins from a single region of Altererythrobacter sp. Root672:
- a CDS encoding VOC family protein translates to MFRHLAIGTDDPEGARRFYDATFAPLGIAAATTDAKGRLLYRHDGALLIVGRPIDGQPATHANGGTIGFSAPSEAAVLGWHSAGLTNGGTECEGQPLKRVSPATGREVTVAYLRDPAGNKLCAVYDAPE, encoded by the coding sequence ATGTTCAGACACCTGGCCATCGGCACCGACGATCCCGAAGGCGCGCGTCGGTTCTACGACGCGACGTTCGCCCCGCTCGGCATCGCTGCAGCCACGACCGACGCCAAAGGGCGCTTGCTCTATCGCCACGACGGGGCGCTGCTGATCGTCGGCAGGCCAATCGATGGCCAACCGGCAACCCATGCCAATGGCGGCACGATCGGGTTCTCCGCACCGTCCGAAGCGGCCGTCCTCGGCTGGCACAGCGCTGGTCTCACCAACGGCGGAACCGAGTGCGAAGGCCAGCCCCTCAAGCGGGTCTCGCCGGCGACGGGTCGCGAAGTCACGGTCGCCTATCTGCGCGATCCCGCCGGAAACAAGCTTTGTGCGGTCTACGACGCGCCAGAGTGA
- the fdhF gene encoding formate dehydrogenase subunit alpha, translated as MGFERQEDFGTPEVKSDEMVSLTIDGREVTVPAGTSVMRAAAEIGGQIPKLCATDNMKAFGSCRLCLVEIDGARGTPASCTTPVMPGMNVHTQTPRLEKLRKGVMELYISDHPLDCLTCSANNDCELQDAAAQVGLRDVRYGFEGENHLGLATDFSNPYFDFDPSKCIVCSRCVRACDEVQGTFALTIDGRGFGSKVSAGQVEDNFLGSECVSCGACVQACPTATLQEKSVKAIGKPERAVVTTCAYCGVGCTFRAEMRGEQLVRMVPWKDGKANRGHSCVKGRFAYGYANHRERILNPMIRESIDQPWREVSWDEAMTYTADRLNKIKAESGARALGGITSSRCTNEEAYLVQKLVRGGFGSNNVDTCARVCHSPTGFGLSTTFGTSAGTQDFDSVMDSDVILVIGANPTDAHPVFGSRMKRRLRQGAKLIVIDPRRIDLVRSPHIEAAYHLPLQPGTNVAVMTSLAHVIVTEGLADEKFIRERCDWDEYQDWARFVSDERHSPETLEAVTRVPAQDLREAARLFATGGNGAIYYGLGVTEHSQGSSTVMAIANLAMATGNIGRRGVGVNPLRGQNNVQGSCDMGSFPHELSGYRHISDAATRKLFEDDWGVTLDPEPGLRIPNMLDAAVDGSFRAIYIQGEDILQSDPDTKHVAAGLAAMDCVIVHDLFLNETANYAHIFLPGSTFLEKDGTFTNAERRIQPVRKVMEPLNGYGDWEVTQLLANAMDLNWTYTHPSQILDEIARLTPTFAGVSWDRLDREGSLQWPVNEKFPEGAPIMHVDGFVRGKGKFVVTEYVPTDEKTGPRFPLLLTTGRILSQYNVGAQTRRTDNVLWHQEDLLEMHPSDAENRGLKTDDWAKLTSRSGETTLRVLVTDRVAPGVVYTTFHHPATQANVVTTDFSDWATNCPEYKVTAVQIMPSNGPSEWQEDYNEQAERSRRIVQAEPAE; from the coding sequence ATGGGATTTGAACGCCAGGAAGACTTCGGCACCCCCGAGGTCAAGTCCGACGAGATGGTGAGCCTCACCATCGATGGGCGTGAGGTGACGGTGCCTGCCGGGACCAGCGTGATGCGCGCGGCGGCCGAGATCGGTGGCCAGATCCCCAAGCTTTGCGCCACCGACAACATGAAGGCGTTCGGCTCCTGCCGCCTGTGCCTGGTCGAGATCGACGGCGCGCGCGGCACGCCCGCCAGCTGCACCACGCCGGTCATGCCCGGAATGAACGTCCACACCCAGACCCCGCGGCTCGAAAAGCTGCGCAAGGGCGTGATGGAGCTCTACATCTCCGACCACCCGCTCGACTGCCTGACCTGCAGCGCCAACAACGACTGCGAGCTGCAGGACGCGGCGGCGCAAGTCGGCCTGCGCGATGTGCGCTATGGCTTCGAAGGTGAGAACCACCTCGGCCTCGCGACCGACTTCTCGAACCCGTACTTCGATTTCGACCCGAGCAAATGCATCGTTTGCAGCCGCTGCGTGCGCGCGTGCGACGAAGTGCAGGGTACGTTCGCGCTGACGATCGACGGGCGCGGGTTTGGCTCCAAGGTCAGCGCCGGACAGGTCGAAGACAACTTCCTCGGCTCCGAATGCGTCAGCTGCGGCGCCTGCGTGCAGGCCTGCCCGACCGCGACGCTGCAGGAAAAGAGCGTCAAGGCGATCGGCAAGCCCGAGCGCGCCGTGGTCACCACGTGCGCCTATTGTGGCGTCGGCTGCACCTTCCGCGCCGAGATGCGCGGCGAACAGCTCGTGCGCATGGTGCCGTGGAAGGACGGCAAGGCCAACCGCGGCCACAGCTGCGTCAAGGGCCGCTTCGCCTATGGCTACGCCAACCACCGCGAGCGCATCCTCAACCCGATGATCCGCGAGAGCATCGACCAGCCCTGGCGCGAAGTCAGCTGGGACGAGGCGATGACCTACACCGCGGATCGCCTGAACAAGATCAAGGCTGAATCGGGCGCCCGCGCGCTCGGCGGCATCACCTCCAGCCGCTGCACCAACGAGGAAGCCTATCTCGTGCAGAAGCTGGTGCGTGGCGGTTTCGGCTCGAACAACGTCGATACTTGCGCCCGCGTGTGCCACTCGCCGACCGGGTTCGGCCTGTCGACCACCTTCGGCACCAGCGCCGGCACGCAGGACTTCGATTCCGTGATGGATTCGGACGTGATCCTGGTGATCGGCGCCAACCCGACCGATGCCCACCCGGTGTTCGGCAGCCGCATGAAGCGCCGCCTGCGCCAGGGCGCCAAGCTGATCGTGATCGACCCGCGCCGGATCGACCTCGTCCGCAGCCCGCACATCGAGGCCGCCTATCACCTGCCACTGCAGCCGGGCACCAACGTCGCCGTCATGACTAGCCTCGCGCACGTGATCGTGACCGAAGGCCTCGCCGACGAGAAGTTCATCCGCGAACGCTGCGACTGGGACGAGTACCAGGATTGGGCCCGCTTCGTCTCCGACGAGCGCCACAGCCCCGAAACGCTCGAAGCCGTCACCCGCGTTCCGGCGCAGGACCTGCGCGAAGCCGCGCGCCTGTTCGCCACCGGCGGCAACGGCGCGATCTACTACGGCCTCGGCGTGACCGAGCACTCGCAGGGTTCCTCGACCGTCATGGCGATCGCCAACCTCGCGATGGCGACCGGCAACATCGGCCGCCGCGGCGTGGGCGTGAACCCGCTGCGCGGGCAGAACAACGTGCAAGGCAGCTGCGACATGGGCAGCTTCCCGCACGAGCTGTCCGGCTACCGCCACATCTCCGACGCCGCGACGCGCAAGCTGTTCGAGGACGATTGGGGCGTGACGCTCGATCCGGAACCGGGCCTGCGCATTCCCAACATGCTCGACGCCGCCGTCGATGGCAGCTTCCGCGCGATCTACATCCAGGGTGAGGACATCCTGCAGTCCGACCCGGACACCAAGCACGTCGCCGCCGGCCTTGCCGCGATGGACTGCGTGATCGTCCACGACCTGTTCCTCAACGAAACCGCGAACTACGCGCACATCTTCCTGCCGGGTTCGACCTTCCTCGAGAAGGACGGCACCTTCACCAACGCCGAACGCCGCATCCAGCCGGTGCGCAAGGTGATGGAGCCGCTCAACGGCTACGGCGACTGGGAAGTGACCCAGCTGCTCGCCAACGCGATGGACCTGAACTGGACCTACACCCACCCGAGCCAGATCCTCGACGAGATCGCCCGCCTCACGCCGACCTTTGCCGGCGTGTCGTGGGACCGCCTCGACCGTGAAGGCTCGCTGCAGTGGCCGGTCAACGAGAAGTTCCCCGAAGGCGCGCCGATCATGCACGTCGACGGCTTCGTGCGCGGCAAGGGCAAGTTCGTGGTCACCGAATACGTGCCGACCGACGAGAAGACCGGCCCGCGCTTCCCGCTGCTGCTGACCACCGGCCGCATCCTCAGCCAGTACAACGTCGGCGCGCAGACACGGCGCACCGACAACGTGCTGTGGCACCAGGAAGACTTGCTCGAAATGCACCCGAGCGATGCCGAGAACCGCGGTCTCAAGACCGACGACTGGGCCAAGCTCACCAGCCGCTCGGGCGAGACCACTTTGCGCGTCCTCGTCACCGACCGCGTGGCGCCGGGCGTGGTCTACACCACGTTCCACCACCCGGCGACGCAGGCCAACGTGGTCACCACCGACTTCTCCGACTGGGCCACCAACTGTCCTGAGTACAAGGTGACCGCGGTGCAGATCATGCCGTCCAACGGTCCGTCCGAATGGCAGGAAGACTATAACGAGCAAGCCGAACGCTCGCGCCGTATCGTCCAGGCGGAGCCGGCCGAATGA
- a CDS encoding VIT1/CCC1 transporter family protein produces the protein MARKTLLREMRQYLGDPKSRRTWSLAARDGIVATGGILLGFAGAGAGDRTLLMAATAATVAGMLCAGGAEWSEAAADREAQLNAVAEEIADVEQQREIEQTEVFHYYRSKGLSRDLAHQVAVELMARSPIKAALESGHGILKLTSAAEVWLTGITAALAYLLGAAIPLALTFLLPVAIETRLIVFAVLASLVVTSIVGARAGHMKVGKNILRTLVIGVVTISISYFVGEIAF, from the coding sequence ATGGCGCGCAAAACTCTCCTCCGCGAGATGCGCCAATATCTCGGTGATCCCAAGTCCCGCCGCACCTGGAGCCTTGCCGCCCGTGACGGGATCGTGGCGACCGGCGGCATCCTGCTGGGCTTCGCCGGCGCTGGTGCCGGCGACCGGACCCTGCTGATGGCCGCCACGGCCGCGACCGTGGCCGGCATGCTTTGTGCGGGAGGTGCGGAGTGGTCCGAAGCCGCTGCCGATCGGGAAGCACAGCTCAACGCCGTGGCCGAGGAAATAGCCGACGTCGAACAGCAGCGAGAGATCGAGCAGACCGAGGTGTTTCACTATTACAGATCAAAAGGCCTGAGCCGTGATCTCGCACACCAGGTCGCGGTCGAACTCATGGCCCGCTCGCCAATTAAAGCGGCGCTGGAAAGCGGGCACGGCATCCTCAAGCTCACTTCGGCCGCCGAAGTCTGGCTGACCGGCATAACCGCGGCCCTCGCCTACCTGCTCGGCGCGGCGATTCCGCTGGCGCTGACCTTCCTCCTGCCCGTGGCGATCGAGACCCGGTTGATCGTCTTCGCTGTGCTGGCTTCGCTTGTCGTGACCTCGATCGTCGGCGCACGGGCCGGACATATGAAGGTGGGCAAGAACATCCTGCGCACGCTGGTCATCGGCGTGGTGACGATCTCGATCAGCTACTTCGTGGGCGAGATCGCGTTCTGA
- a CDS encoding molybdenum cofactor guanylyltransferase → MILGVVLAGGQSTRFGSDKALAELDGHTLLARAVDTLSGWCEYVVVVGRETAPAPTIPDWPHPQMGPLAGIAAALHFARDEGYDTVLTLGVDSLGLPENLPELLSPAPAYLESQPVVGHWPAGAVDAIETLLLADTKHSMLAFAGAIGATAVKISAKPANINTPADLAAMERKDGI, encoded by the coding sequence GTGATCCTCGGCGTCGTCCTTGCTGGCGGGCAATCGACCCGCTTCGGCAGCGACAAGGCGCTGGCCGAACTGGACGGGCATACCCTGCTCGCCCGGGCGGTCGATACGTTGTCCGGTTGGTGCGAGTATGTCGTTGTAGTGGGACGGGAAACCGCCCCTGCCCCGACCATCCCTGACTGGCCACACCCGCAAATGGGCCCGCTCGCCGGCATTGCCGCGGCGCTCCATTTCGCGCGTGACGAAGGCTACGATACGGTACTGACTTTGGGCGTGGATTCGCTCGGTTTGCCCGAGAATCTGCCCGAATTGCTGTCCCCCGCCCCGGCTTACCTGGAAAGCCAGCCGGTCGTCGGCCATTGGCCCGCGGGAGCCGTTGACGCGATTGAAACGTTGCTTCTGGCAGACACCAAGCATTCGATGCTTGCGTTTGCAGGCGCCATTGGCGCAACAGCCGTGAAAATCAGCGCCAAACCTGCTAATATTAATACGCCGGCGGATCTCGCCGCGATGGAGCGAAAAGATGGGATTTGA
- a CDS encoding VOC family protein — protein sequence MFTHVFLGSNDIEKSRQFYDATMSVLGYQNVAPVEAGRLIYAGPQGTFIVAPPYDGEAATVSNGHTLGFSAPDDETIVKWYEAGLAAGGVDEGAPGPRAAAPNQSHGAYLRDPDGNKVCAFHMRH from the coding sequence ATGTTCACCCACGTATTTCTCGGCTCGAACGATATCGAGAAGAGCCGCCAGTTCTACGACGCCACCATGAGCGTCCTGGGCTACCAGAACGTCGCGCCGGTCGAAGCTGGCCGCCTGATCTATGCCGGCCCGCAGGGCACTTTCATCGTCGCACCGCCCTATGACGGCGAAGCTGCGACGGTTTCGAATGGCCACACCCTCGGCTTCTCCGCCCCTGACGACGAGACCATCGTGAAGTGGTACGAAGCCGGCCTGGCTGCTGGCGGTGTCGATGAAGGCGCCCCCGGCCCGCGCGCAGCCGCGCCGAACCAGTCGCACGGTGCCTATCTGCGCGATCCGGACGGCAACAAGGTCTGCGCGTTCCACATGCGCCACTGA
- a CDS encoding NADH-ubiquinone oxidoreductase-F iron-sulfur binding region domain-containing protein, whose amino-acid sequence MSETRIVRISDDALARALGADALAAAFAKKGVEVHRTSSWGMHWLEPLVEIEGMGFGPATLDDVDAILDGSSSKAIGEIVELPFIARQQRLTFARAGQTRPTNLDDYEETGGWAGLRRARHIGSAEIIEEVLASGLRGRGGAGFPAGIKWKTVAGAAGPQKYIVCNADEGDSGTFADRMVMEGDPYALIEGMAIAGEAVGANQGYIYCRSEYPDAIRKLTEALKLCEGIIAPFRCEVRTGAGAYVCGEETSLLNSLEGKRGEVRAKPPLPALEGLFGKPTVVNNVLTLSAVPHILAEGGSAQYVALGVGRSKGTMPIQLAGNIKHGGLFETAFGITLRELIYDIGGGTESGRPVKAVQVGGPLGAYIHPDQFDIRFDYEEYAAADALIGHAGITVFDDTADMGQMARFAMEFCAVESCGKCTPCRIGSTRGVELIDRIRAGGRKADAVEVLPVMHNASKKGRLPEQDIGLLADLCETMKFGSLCALGGFTPYPVLSALKNWPEDFMPESEKVLDRNNA is encoded by the coding sequence ATGTCCGAAACCCGTATCGTCCGCATTTCCGACGACGCGCTGGCCCGGGCGCTGGGCGCCGACGCGCTTGCTGCTGCATTCGCCAAGAAGGGCGTCGAAGTTCACCGCACTTCGAGCTGGGGCATGCACTGGCTCGAACCGCTGGTCGAAATCGAGGGCATGGGCTTCGGTCCGGCCACGCTCGATGATGTCGACGCCATCCTCGACGGATCGAGCAGCAAGGCCATTGGCGAAATCGTCGAACTGCCCTTCATCGCCCGCCAGCAGCGCCTGACCTTCGCGCGCGCCGGGCAGACCCGCCCGACCAACCTCGACGACTACGAGGAAACCGGCGGCTGGGCCGGGCTGCGCCGTGCGCGCCACATCGGTTCGGCCGAGATCATCGAGGAAGTGCTCGCTTCTGGCCTGCGCGGCCGTGGCGGCGCGGGCTTCCCCGCCGGCATCAAGTGGAAGACCGTGGCCGGCGCCGCCGGTCCGCAGAAGTACATCGTCTGCAACGCCGACGAAGGCGACAGCGGCACCTTTGCCGACCGCATGGTCATGGAAGGCGACCCCTACGCACTGATCGAGGGCATGGCGATTGCCGGTGAGGCCGTCGGGGCCAACCAGGGCTATATCTACTGCCGCAGCGAATACCCCGACGCGATCCGCAAGCTGACCGAAGCGCTGAAGCTGTGCGAAGGCATCATCGCCCCGTTCCGCTGCGAAGTCCGCACCGGTGCGGGCGCTTACGTCTGCGGTGAGGAAACCTCGCTGCTCAACTCGCTCGAAGGCAAGCGCGGCGAAGTGCGCGCCAAGCCGCCGCTTCCGGCGCTCGAAGGGCTGTTCGGAAAGCCGACCGTGGTCAACAACGTGCTGACTCTGTCCGCCGTGCCGCACATCCTCGCCGAAGGGGGCTCGGCCCAATACGTCGCGCTCGGCGTCGGCCGCTCCAAGGGCACCATGCCGATCCAGCTCGCCGGCAACATCAAGCACGGCGGCCTGTTCGAAACCGCGTTCGGCATCACCTTGCGTGAGCTGATCTACGACATTGGCGGCGGCACCGAGAGCGGCCGTCCGGTCAAGGCGGTGCAGGTCGGCGGTCCGCTGGGTGCCTATATCCACCCCGACCAGTTCGACATCCGCTTCGACTACGAGGAATATGCCGCGGCCGACGCGCTGATCGGCCATGCCGGCATCACCGTGTTCGACGATACCGCCGACATGGGCCAGATGGCCCGGTTCGCGATGGAATTCTGCGCAGTCGAAAGCTGCGGCAAGTGCACCCCGTGCCGCATCGGTTCCACCCGCGGGGTCGAACTGATCGACCGCATCCGCGCAGGCGGACGCAAGGCTGACGCGGTCGAAGTGCTGCCGGTCATGCACAACGCATCGAAGAAGGGCCGCTTGCCCGAACAGGACATCGGCCTGCTGGCCGACTTGTGCGAGACGATGAAGTTCGGCTCGCTTTGCGCGCTCGGGGGGTTCACACCCTACCCAGTGCTCAGCGCGCTCAAGAACTGGCCGGAAGACTTTATGCCTGAGAGCGAAAAAGTCCTCGATCGGAACAACGCCTAG
- a CDS encoding NAD(P)H-dependent oxidoreductase subunit E: MSTKEQRVAEIVAEHAGREGPMLPILHDVQHEFGCVDGEAERVIAGALNLSRAEVHGVVSFYHDFHEKADPRPVVQICRAEACKARGVETLMAAANQAAGERVKLSTVYCLGLCSAGPSARVGDTLHARLDAASLAKVIENA, encoded by the coding sequence GTGAGTACCAAAGAGCAGAGAGTCGCGGAGATCGTGGCCGAACACGCAGGCCGCGAGGGACCGATGCTCCCGATCCTGCATGACGTGCAGCACGAATTCGGCTGCGTCGATGGCGAGGCCGAGCGCGTTATCGCCGGCGCGCTCAACCTGAGCCGCGCCGAAGTGCACGGCGTGGTCAGTTTCTACCACGATTTCCACGAGAAGGCCGATCCGCGCCCCGTAGTGCAGATCTGCCGCGCCGAAGCTTGCAAGGCCCGCGGCGTCGAAACCCTGATGGCCGCCGCAAACCAGGCCGCCGGCGAGCGCGTTAAGCTCTCGACGGTCTATTGCCTCGGCCTGTGCAGCGCCGGGCCGAGCGCGCGTGTCGGTGACACGCTCCATGCGCGGCTCGATGCCGCAAGCCTCGCCAAAGTGATTGAGAACGCCTGA
- a CDS encoding formate dehydrogenase subunit delta, with amino-acid sequence MSEGTIVKLRRMANQIGLNYASIGADSAVLATADHIKKFWDPRMKAQIFADNRTDLSPIATAAIDLLASGVTPTPQSGGTEFNRVDEVGHSDAG; translated from the coding sequence ATGAGCGAAGGCACGATCGTCAAACTGCGGCGCATGGCTAACCAGATCGGGCTCAACTACGCCTCGATCGGCGCCGACAGCGCCGTTCTGGCCACCGCGGATCACATCAAGAAGTTCTGGGATCCGCGCATGAAGGCGCAGATCTTCGCCGACAATCGCACCGACCTTTCGCCGATTGCGACGGCGGCGATCGACCTGCTCGCGTCGGGCGTGACCCCCACGCCGCAATCGGGCGGCACCGAGTTCAACCGGGTCGACGAGGTTGGCCATTCCGACGCGGGGTGA
- the fdhD gene encoding formate dehydrogenase accessory sulfurtransferase FdhD: MGELSTPLEIRPDGTSRPASREWVPEAPVALEFNGLSYAVMMATPQDLEDFALGFALTEGLAKQPSDLTDISVAEVEKGWIVRAALSGLGIEQLTDRVRTRVAESSCGLCGIENLEAVARPLPPVPTHEALAEGAIFAALAALRDFQPLGRKTGAAHAAALASPEGLILHAREDVGRHNALDKLIGALAASDQDPAEGFILSTARCSYEIVEKAVRAGATRLVTVSLPTSMAVDRARQAGLSLWSLARDDSVLQVNAGALGPVRTE, from the coding sequence ATGGGTGAATTGAGCACACCGCTCGAAATCCGCCCCGACGGCACCAGCCGCCCTGCTTCCCGCGAGTGGGTGCCCGAAGCCCCCGTCGCGCTTGAGTTCAACGGCCTCAGCTACGCCGTGATGATGGCCACGCCGCAGGACCTCGAGGATTTCGCCCTCGGCTTCGCCCTCACCGAAGGCCTGGCCAAGCAGCCCTCCGACCTGACCGACATCAGCGTTGCTGAAGTCGAAAAGGGCTGGATCGTCCGCGCCGCTCTTTCGGGCCTCGGCATCGAACAACTCACCGACCGCGTCCGTACCCGCGTGGCCGAAAGCTCCTGCGGCCTGTGCGGCATCGAGAACCTAGAGGCCGTCGCCCGCCCGCTGCCACCCGTCCCTACCCACGAAGCCCTGGCCGAAGGCGCCATCTTCGCCGCCCTCGCCGCGCTACGCGACTTCCAGCCACTCGGCCGCAAGACCGGCGCCGCCCACGCCGCAGCATTGGCCTCGCCCGAAGGCCTGATCCTCCACGCCCGCGAGGACGTCGGCCGCCACAACGCGCTCGACAAACTCATCGGCGCCCTCGCAGCCAGTGATCAGGATCCGGCCGAAGGCTTCATCCTTTCGACCGCTCGCTGTTCCTACGAGATCGTCGAGAAAGCAGTCCGCGCCGGGGCAACCCGCCTCGTCACGGTCTCGCTCCCGACCAGCATGGCAGTCGATCGAGCCCGCCAAGCAGGCCTCAGCCTTTGGTCGCTGGCCCGCGACGACAGCGTGTTGCAGGTCAACGCCGGCGCGCTCGGCCCGGTCAGGACAGAGTAG
- the fghA gene encoding S-formylglutathione hydrolase produces the protein MEVVSTARAFGGTQGVYRHASSETGTDMTFAVYVPDHAPGAKLPVLWYLSGLTCTHANVMEKGEYRGACAEHGIVFVAPDTSPRGDDVPDDEAYDFGKGAGFYVDATQEPWAKHFRMRSYIEKELPALIGAEFPVDMDRQGITGHSMGGHGALTISLRNPGRFRSTSAFSPIVSPMNCPWGEKALGGYLGEDMSSWRQYDACALIKQGARLPDLLVDQGTADNFLDTQLKTQLLDEACRKADMPAKIRMQEGYDHSYFFISTFMDEHIAWHAERLNK, from the coding sequence ATGGAAGTCGTATCGACCGCGCGCGCGTTTGGCGGCACGCAAGGCGTTTACCGCCATGCCTCCAGCGAGACCGGCACGGACATGACCTTTGCGGTCTACGTGCCGGACCATGCGCCGGGCGCGAAGCTTCCGGTGCTGTGGTATCTCTCGGGCCTGACCTGCACCCACGCCAACGTGATGGAAAAGGGCGAGTACCGCGGGGCCTGCGCCGAACACGGGATCGTATTCGTCGCCCCCGACACCTCGCCCCGCGGTGACGACGTGCCCGACGACGAGGCCTACGATTTCGGCAAGGGCGCCGGCTTCTACGTCGACGCCACGCAGGAGCCGTGGGCCAAGCACTTCCGCATGCGTTCCTACATCGAGAAGGAACTGCCCGCTCTCATCGGTGCCGAGTTCCCGGTCGATATGGACCGCCAAGGGATCACTGGCCATTCGATGGGCGGTCACGGCGCGCTGACCATCAGCTTGCGCAATCCCGGACGGTTCCGCTCGACCAGTGCCTTTTCGCCGATCGTCAGTCCGATGAACTGCCCGTGGGGCGAGAAGGCCCTCGGCGGCTATCTCGGCGAGGATATGTCATCGTGGCGGCAATACGACGCCTGCGCCCTCATCAAGCAGGGCGCGCGTCTGCCGGACTTGCTGGTGGACCAGGGCACCGCAGACAACTTCCTCGATACGCAACTCAAGACGCAATTACTGGACGAGGCATGTCGCAAGGCCGATATGCCCGCCAAAATCAGGATGCAGGAGGGTTACGACCACTCCTACTTCTTCATCTCGACCTTCATGGACGAGCATATCGCCTGGCACGCGGAGAGGCTGAACAAGTGA
- a CDS encoding S-(hydroxymethyl)glutathione dehydrogenase/class III alcohol dehydrogenase has product MKTRAAVAFEAKKPLEIVELDLEGPKAGEVLVEIMATGICHTDAYTLDGLDSEGLFPSVLGHEGAGIVREVGAGVTSVVPGDHVIPLYTPECRKCKSCLSGKTNLCTAIRATQGKGLMPDGTSRFSYKGQTIFHYMGCSTFSNFTVLPEIAVAKIREDAPFKTSCYIGCGVTTGVGAVVNTAKVQVGDNVVVFGLGGIGLNVIQGAKLAGANLIIGVDINPDREAWGRQFGMTHFLNTKGLSRDETIAKILELTDGGADYTFDCTGNTEVMRTALEACHRGWGTSIIIGVAEAGKEIATRPFQLVTGRNWRGTAFGGAKGRTDVPKIVDWYMDGKIAIDPMITHVLTLDEINKGFDLMHAGESIRSVVVY; this is encoded by the coding sequence ATGAAGACCCGTGCCGCTGTCGCCTTCGAAGCCAAGAAGCCGCTCGAGATCGTCGAGCTCGACCTCGAAGGTCCCAAGGCCGGGGAAGTCCTGGTCGAGATCATGGCGACCGGCATCTGCCACACTGACGCCTACACCCTCGACGGGCTCGATTCCGAAGGCCTGTTCCCGAGCGTGCTCGGCCACGAAGGCGCCGGCATCGTGCGCGAAGTCGGCGCGGGCGTGACCAGCGTCGTACCGGGCGACCACGTGATCCCGCTCTACACGCCGGAATGCCGCAAGTGTAAGTCGTGCCTCAGCGGCAAGACCAACCTCTGCACCGCGATCCGCGCCACTCAGGGCAAGGGCCTGATGCCCGACGGGACCAGCCGGTTCTCGTACAAGGGCCAGACGATCTTCCACTACATGGGCTGCTCGACCTTCTCGAACTTTACCGTGCTGCCCGAGATTGCGGTCGCCAAGATCCGCGAAGACGCGCCGTTCAAGACCAGTTGCTACATCGGCTGCGGCGTGACCACCGGCGTTGGCGCCGTGGTCAACACCGCCAAGGTCCAGGTCGGCGACAACGTGGTCGTGTTCGGCCTCGGCGGCATCGGCCTCAACGTGATCCAGGGTGCCAAGCTCGCCGGCGCGAACCTGATCATCGGCGTCGACATCAACCCTGACCGCGAGGCCTGGGGCCGCCAGTTCGGCATGACCCACTTCCTCAACACCAAGGGCCTGAGCCGCGACGAGACGATCGCCAAGATCCTCGAACTGACCGACGGCGGCGCGGACTACACCTTCGACTGCACCGGCAACACCGAAGTCATGCGCACCGCGCTCGAAGCCTGCCACCGCGGCTGGGGCACCTCGATCATCATCGGCGTGGCCGAAGCGGGCAAGGAAATCGCCACCCGCCCGTTCCAGCTGGTCACCGGCCGCAACTGGCGTGGCACCGCATTCGGCGGCGCCAAGGGCCGCACCGACGTGCCCAAGATCGTCGACTGGTACATGGACGGCAAGATCGCCATCGACCCGATGATCACCCACGTCCTGACCCTGGACGAGATCAACAAGGGCTTCGACCTGATGCATGCGGGCGAGAGCATCCGCAGCGTGGTGGTTTACTAA